The Candidatus Nomurabacteria bacterium genome segment AAAGAAAAAAGAACGTTTAGACACCTTTGAAGAACCCAAACTCGGGTTATATAACTAGTTACTACTAGAATTACACACCCGCAAAGTTCGGCACAGCATTGCCGTAGTAGCGGTGTAAGAATGCTTTTTTTAGCTCAAAAAATGTATTATCTTCTATACTACGGCGGATTTCGTCTACAGTACGCACCACGAAGCGTTCGTTATGAATGCTAGCCAGTGTGGCGCCTAATATTTCGTCGCTTTTAAATAAATGGTTTATATATGCTCTGCTGTAGCCATTGCAACTATAACAATCACAATCATTTTCTATTGGATCAAAGTCTTTGGCAAACTTGCTGTTGGTTATGTTTATGCGGCCATCTTTGGTATAGATGGACCCATTGCGGGCTTGGCGGGTTGGTGCAACACAGTCAAATGTATCTACGCCATACTCGATACCCAAAAACAGGTCTACGGGTTGTGCACCCATTCCTAGTAAGTGACGTGGCTTGTCTTCTGGCAATGTTTGGTTGGTCCACTTAACAACTGTGGGGATTTCGCCTGGCTCAAAGACTCCGCCAATTCCATACCCATCAAAATCTCTGCTTACCATAAAGTTTGCGCTTTGCTTACGTAAATCTTCGTGCCGAGCACCTTGCACAATACCGTATAGTGCTTGTAAAAATTCACCATTTTTAGCGTGTTCAGCATTTAGTTCTTTGTGACGGATCAGGCACCGCTCTGCCCAGGCGTGTGTGCGGTTAAGCGAATCTATTATGTAGGTACGGTCTGCCAATGGCGCTGGGCATTCATCAAATGCCATATGAATATCTGCACCAATTTGATGCTGTAGCTCCATAGAGCTTTCTGCCGTCATCATCAGTTTTTGACCGTCTATATGGCTTCTAAAATGTACACCCTTTTCTGTTACCTTTGCTAACTGATCAGCTGACTTTTTAGCTGCCTCTGCTTCGCCTTTTTGGCTGTGGGCAACTTTATCTATACCTTTTTTATAGGCAACACCCAGGCTAAATACCTGAAACCCCCCACTATCGGTAAATGTTGGTCCGTCATAGTTCATAAATGCACCTAGGCCACCTGCCCGTTGTACCACATCTGCACCTGGCCGCAGCATAAGATGGTAGGTGTTGGCAAGAATAGACTGCCCGCCGAGATCTTTAACTTGTTCTGGGGTGAGTGCTTTTACGGTAGCTTTTGTGCCACCTACAATAAAGGCAGGCGTTTGTATAGTGCCGTGGGGTGTTGCAATAACACCCGTTCGCGCTAACGTGCCTTTGAGCCGTGATGTAATTGTAAACGTTAAAGCTGTCTTCATAATCAACCACTATTGTAACAGATAAGCAGAAGTCTCATTCACTAATTGACAAATATGGTATAATATATCGTTAGAAGTGGCACAACCCGGTGCCCTTAGATCTTTAGGGAGGTAAAATGGTTTCTGTCAGTCCACTGACAAATGCCGTCAGCGACAACATCGACAAGACAATCCAAGACTTGGAGGCTGGAACTTCGCCTGCTCTCGCAATTCAAGGATTGCTAATGCGAGATGTGCAAGCAATGTTCCACGGAGGGCCAGAACAAGGCCTTCATTTCGTGGATGCGGCCAATGCATGGTTCGGCGACCCGAAAAGCTCGGTCGCAACGACGTACGAAGATATGCACGCCGCATACTTCGACGGCTGGATGCTCATTGCCGAAGCAGTTGGTCGCCGTTTCATCGACGAGCACAAGGCAGAGGCGGTGACGTTTTCACAGACTGCACTTGCCGAAAACGTCGTCATGCAAGTAATCAACAAGGTGCTGGAGCTGGAAGATGCCGTAATTTACGGCGCTGAAGTAATCTCAGCATACTTCATTGCGGTCACCGAGCCTGCCTAGGGTCAAGGGTGGGGCGCGTTAGGACTTTACCGTCCTGACCGCCCCACCCCAACCACCATTTGTCTGGTGGTTTTTTTAATACTAAAAATCTACAACAATACAGTCTTCGCATCCGTAGCATATACCATTTATACTATAAGTAGCTATGTGAGTACTTTGGCAAAAACTGCTAATTTAATTTACAAGCTGCATGACAAGATGTTTGCACACTCACTGATAGCCAATTGGCTGTTAAGCGTCCCTACAAACACCATATTCATTTGTTGCAATGGTTAGCGCTAGCGAGCTACGAACGGTACGCAAGCGTAATGATCATCAACATTTAGATAGTAACCCTATAACAGCTACCATGTTTTGATACGCACCTTGGTTGCTAAAATGCGAAACTTTCGTTCTATACATACAGATATATTTCACTCTACTATCGCATTTTTAACAAACCAATCTATCACCTCAAAATTACGGTATTGTTATAAGGTTACTATCGCCTCCAATCCCGTTCGGCTTTACAAAACTTTAAAGTCTGGAGACAAAGAATATGGCTAAAACTATATTAAACCAAAAAGTCGATGTAACGGCTTTGTACTTTACGAACAAAAATGGGCAACTCAAGAGCTTTCCTAAGCGTATTGAGTACGACGGTGGACATCACCAGTTTGTAGAATCTGGCTTGCAAATGCTCGTGCAAACAACAAGTGGTGTAATCCGAATTTTTGAAATGACTGATGGTCATAACAACTTTCACCTCCGCCAAAACCCACAAAAAGACTGGACGCTCGTAGCTACCTACTAGCTGCAAGCTCTTGTATAAAATCGTCGCATATTTATGCGGCGTTTTTTATTTTGATGACAAACAATCTATAGTATATGCATGGAACCAAAGCTAATCGCCTTTGATTTAAACAAAACGCTCATTAGAGAAAATTCTTGGCTAAATTTAAATATAGCAATGGGCGTTTCGACAGCAGAAGATGACATTCTCGTGCGATGGTCCCAACAGCGCATAATCACCGATGCTATGGGTCAGCAAATACTATGTGAAATTTATAAGCAACGTGGTGATATATCATACCAAGCAATTTGGAAGATACTGTCAAATTACACATACGTGCCACACGCAAAAAAAGTGGTTGCTTTACTACAAAGTAGAGGATATAGCGTTGCTTTAGTTTCTGGCGCCATGGATATTTTGGTTAAAGCGGTAGCCGAAGAATTAGACATCAAACATTGGCGCGCGGCAAATACATTTATATTTAATGAATTTGATATGTTACAAAGAATTGACTCTGTAAAAAATGATGCACATTATAAAGCAGAAATGCTTTTAGAATTATGTAATGAACTACAATGCACACCAAAAGAATGCCTTGTGGTTGGTGATGGCGCAAATGATATAGAACTATTTAAACTAACTGGTAATGGTGTCACCTTTACTGGGTCAAATATTAAGCACGAGGCAAGGTATATAATCACTGGTTTAGATGAAATTCTAGACATAGTGGTATAAGTAAGATGCTATAATAGCCGTAGCATAAAATGGGTGGAGCTAAGGATATTAAATGGCAGTTTCACCAGAAGACCTTTTTTCATCAACAAAAATAATTGTAAGATCGTTGCAAACACGTAATCCTTTAAAGAGTTCTATGCGTGGTGGGCTGTTATATCTAGCCTATGTTTTAGTGGCAGACATGTCGGAGTCGTTAATGCAAGACGATGATGAACGTGGAGTAGAGCGACTAGGACGTATTGATACATTAGCTATAGGGTGGGAACATATAGCACAACGACTAGACTATAAAGGTAGAGAATTTCACGATGCAACGTCTGCTGACGCCGCAGAAATGCATTATACGCTGGCACAGGGTTATGCACTTGGTGTACACGATACCGGCGAAAGAAACGAAACTAAAATTACACATTTAGCATTTATGCTTGGTGAGTATGTTATGCATGTAACAAAACCAACTATATAATGAGCATACTATCACCGTAGCTGAGAAACTTGTAGTTAGATTCTACGGCGTGTTCATAAGCTTGCTTTAGATTTGGCCAGCCAGCAAAGGCAGCAGCCAGCATAAGCACAGTACTTTTAGGGGCATGAAAGTTTGTGAGTAATGCATCTACTATCTTAAATTTGTATCCCGGGTACATAAAAATATCAGCTTCACCGGTAACATCGCCGGGCTTTTGCTGCATAATTTGGCTATGACAGTATTCAAGGGTGCGAGTAATGGTAGTACCAAGCGCAACAACACGATGATTATTACGTTTGGCCGTCTGGATGGTTGCAATTGTCTCTTTGGGCAATTCAAAATATTCTTTATGCATCACATGGTCTTCGACGTTATCTGTACGGATAGGCATAAACGTGCCTAACCCAACATGAAGCGTTGCGTATACCACATGAATGCCCTTGCTTTGTAAATTTGCTAAGGTATCATCTGTCATATTGAGGCTCGCTGTAGGTGCCGCGACAGAACCTTGTTCTTTTGCCCATACAGTTTGGTAACGTTCGGTATCTGATTCTTTTACATCCCTGTGGATATATGGTGGCAGTGGCACAGAACCATACTGCTCTGCCACGTCAAGTAAGTCCATACTACTTTGCACAATCGCCAAACCATCACCCAGAATTTTATTAACTGTTATCGTGGCTTTGCCCACAGTAAGTACATCGCCTACAGCTAGTTTTCTACGGTACATTATTTTATGGGTGTGCCAGTCATCATTAATACCATGCTTTTCTAATATTATTAATTCGCGCTTTGCGCCATTTTGCTTAGTGACGTTCAAGCGGGCTTTTATGACTTTTGTGTCATTTAATACAAGTACATCACCGTTTTGCAAATAGTCTACAATATCGCTATATTTTTTATCTTCTATCGCGCCACTTTTTTTGTGCAGCACTAATAAGTTCGATGTGCCTCTGATTTTTACTGGTTGCAATGCTATTTTATCTTCTGGTAAGTCGTAGTTGTAATCAGAAATTTTCATACTAGGTAATAGTAACAGATTAGCGCTATAAATAAAGCCCCGCAGTAAACGGAGCTATATTTCGTTATGTGCTTAATACTATTTACGTCGCTTGGTAGTTTTCTTTTTTGCAGATTTTTGCGGTAAAGAACTAATATTACCGAGCACAAATAAGGTAGCCGCTACAGCAGCAGCTGCAAGTAGTCCAGCCCCGGCAAGTAAGACGATTTTAGCTACAAAACCCCATCCGTAGGCATTCAATAGTGTGCCGCGGAGTGTTTCGCCCATGAATATAGTCAATCGTTGCTCTGCTAACTTTTCACCCTCTGGTGTAGATTTTTGTTCTGGCGTTAACGCCTGATACTGACCAGATACTTCTGAGTATGTCTGCCCGTTAGCTATTTTTGCGATGTGCCCTTGTATGTAGCTCGCAAAGGCCTTGGCTTCATCGCCCGTATCTACAGTAGCTTCAGCATAACTGACTAGATCGTCTCTCCCCTGCGCAGTAAGCGCTTCGCTAGAAGGGAAAGTTATTTTTTGATCTGCTAGATTTTCTTTCACAAAATTAGACGCATAGACACCTCCCCACAGGAGTAATCCGCCTGCAATGGCGAGTACAAGTGCCGCTGTAAAAAATATTTTTTTCATATAGTTTATATTTTCTTACTTATTGATTGCTATTAATGGCAAGTATACATAAGCGTTGCTCCGTTGTAAATACAGCTTACTTTCCTAGAATATAAGGCTTATCAGCCACGCAATGCTTAGAACGAACATAGATACAAAACTTGCTATTAACAAAGATATAAGCGGTATAAACACTGGTACTTTTTTTATCAGGGCGACTACAAATGCAAAGATTGCAAAAATAAACCCAAAAATTGGAATAATACTAAACACTAACGATAAAAAGCTTATACTCCAGGCGAAGGCAGATATTTGCTTTGTTTTTTGGGAAGATTCACGGTACTGTTCTTTATAATGAAAGCCGTCTGGCTGGTGGATGATTTCAGCTTCAGGTGGATTTTTTGTCATAGTACTACCTATTATACCCTACGTAGTGGGTATTGAGCCAAAGGCAATGCGGTCTAGGACAATTCCTTCCATACCCGTCATATTGCCCGGAATAAGCGTAAACTCGCCATACCTGTCGTTGATTGTATCCGAAGCATCAGCCAAGTTGTAGGTATCTAGACGTGTACCAGCAAACAGGGTTTGTTGGCGTGGTGTGCTGGCGGTAAGTTTATAGACAGATACACCAATTTGTGTGACGTTCGTCGGGATGGTGGCTTCGTTGAGTAAGCGCTGGGCTTGCATATAAATGTCTTGGCTGGCGTACAGGGTACTTTTAGAGTGGCGCCCCTTAGCCCAGTGTGCATAATTGGCAAAGCGTAGCCAAAGGTGTACACCATGGGCACTGTAATTATTTTTACGCATACGCCGGCCGGTTTTTTCGCATAATTTTGCCACAATTTTAGAAAGTTCTTCCCTGCTGGTGGTCTTTTTACTTAAGGCGTACTGGTGGCCAAAGGTTTTTGTACCCCACGTTACGTTGTCTACCTCCCAGCCACGTAAACGAGCATACCAATCATACCCAACACGGCTTTTAAAGACTCGTTTTGCTAAAAAATCGGGGGCAGCTTGGGCAAATTCGGTTGGCGTAAAAATGCCTGCTGCTTGTAAGCGAGCAGCATACCGAACATTAATGCCAGTAATGTCGGTAAGAGCCATGTGCTGATATACGGTTGCTACGTTGCGGGCGGTAATAGTGTCTAGACCATCTGGCTTGTTAAGCCCGGCCGCTGTTTTTGCCCAAAACCTGTTGGTACCAATACCAACATTTACCGTTACATAGCTCCCAAGACTATCTCTTATATCTTGTTTAATGCGTTGGCCAATGGCTTGTATGGTGGTGCCGGTACGCAGTTGCGGGCTACCCTGAAGATCGAGTACAAATTCGTCAATACTTTTGGGGGTGACACTACTGGTGTAGCGCAGCAGCACATTTTTAAAACGGTTGTGCGCATCGCGGTACTTACTGGGGTCTGGCATGCGTACGCAGACATCAGGCGCCAGTAAGCGTGCTTCTTGTACGTTTACTCCAATTTTTATTCCCTTGGCCTTGGCTTCGTAGCTGCTCGCAATAACCATGCCACGTGGCGTGTCATAGGCAGCAATAGCCACCGGCTTATGGCGTAACAGCGGGTTTGCCTGTTGTTCTATAATTGCAAAGCAACTATTAAGATCAATGTGCATTGTGGTTGGTGGGTTGTGATTATAATTATTCTGCATATTGCCACGGTTGTTATACTAGATATATGAAGTCGTACGAACAAGGCTGCTTAAAAGACTATCCCGTAGAAGATGGCGAGTTTGCCAAACAGTGCGTGCACGTGGGCTGTAATTACGAAGAATTTCGTAAGACAGACCAACAAGATGGCGGTGAAATACACGTCTGCATAATTGGCCGGCTTGGCCACTGTGCTCACCCTGCAGATATCGCCAGCTAGTCGGCGTTGCCATCGCTTACCTCTTCTAGCGTCCAGTGCAAATTATCGGTATTAAAATTAAGCCGAAACCACAGGCTTTGTTCACTGTCTACAAGTTCAAATATATGGTGGCAGATCTTGCCATCGTATACCTTGTGGTGGTAGCCAATTTCGCCTACCGTGTAATCTTTATTTTGCCAACTGATGGCGTACGGTTGAGCACGCTGATTACGAGCATTGTAAAACGATACCACGCTTATTTCTTGGTTAATTTTAGATTTCATACATATCCTTTAGAGTTATCAGTTTTAAGACACACATATACGTAGTGCCAAGGAGCCTTCAGCTATTTACTAAACGCTCACGACGAAATATTATTAACGTATGTGCGGACGGTATACATTGTATGGCGATGACCACTTGGTAGAGCGGTTTAATTTGGCTACACAGCCGTCTTTTGTAAGTAAAGATAGTTACAATATTGCGCCCCGGCAGCGTTTGCCAATTATATATACAGACGATTCACAACAGCGCACGGCCCAATTAATGCAATGGGGGTATATTCCACCTTGGTCAAAAGATGTAAAAAAAGAAAGACGACCCATTAATACACGCGCAGAAACTGTATTTACAAGCCCTATGTGGCGGAGTGCTGTCGCACATCACCGTTGCTTGGTGCCTGCAAGGGGCTTTTATGAATGGAAGTCAGAAGTCACAGGTAAACAGCCCTACTATATTACGCCAAAAACACACGATATATTTGCCTTTGCGGGGATTTATAGTATTTGGTACGATGCCGAACACCACCCGCTATATACGTTTTCTATCCTTACAACGCACCCCAATGCCCAAATGGCCAAAGTGCACGATAGAATGCCAGTTATACTACTGCCAGAGCAAGAATCTGCTTGGCTAAACCCTACGTACCGCGACCAAGAGCAACTGGCGGGCTTGCTTGAACCGTACAAGGATAATGGCTTAGAGATATATGCAGTTAGCTCAGAAGTGAATACGCCTCGTAATAACCGTAAAGAGTTACTAGAGCCTCTTCTTGCCTCTTGAGCGTTTGGTATATATCACGCGTGTAAAATAAATCGTTTATGCGGAGGAATCTGCTTTTTTAAGCAAAAGCCCACATATAACTACTTTTATTATAGTACTTCATAGCTACGCTATTCAAATTTCTTATATGTACGCGCGGCAACCAGCCCCAGCACGAACAAAACACTAACCTACACAGATGCACAACCCTGTAAAAAGTGGTGTTTTTTATTGGGTTTTGACGTAGATAGTTGATGGGTGGGTACCGGTAAACGTAATGGTGCCATTGTTAAGAGTAGCGCTTTGGGCATCTAGGTGCGGCGTATTATTAATGGCGCTTTGGGTACCAGCGCTTAAAACTTGTTGGGCGATTTCTGGCGGGACGCTGTAGCGGCCAATTTGAGCTTCTTGCACACTAAGCTGCAGTTGATTATTCGTAACAGAACCCGAAGCTTTAATGTAAATAGGTGCATTATTAACTAGCTTTTTACCCCACCCTACTGCTGTATCAATATCGCTTTGGCTATAGCCGACTCCGCCTATGTAGCTGATAAATTGGGTAATGTAGTCTAGCTGCAGATTACCGGCAATTTCTACGGTGCCATCTGTAAGCTTAACCTGGGCATTTTTAATAGGCATCCATAGCCAGCCTGATTCATTAATTGCTGCTGTTAGTTCTTCTTGGCTGACCACTTGGTTATTTACGACCACAGGGTCTGCAAAAACGGTCTTTTTGGCTGGATTATCTGGGCTTACTGGCGCGTTAGCATAATTTTGCAAATTAGTTTGAGTTTTGGTTAAAAACGCTTGGTAGTCTTGTGGTGTATAGGTAACACCTAGATCTTTAGCTTTTGTGGCACCCATAAGCGTAGATACACCCGGCACAAGCCCAAAATAACCAGCAATAAGTACCGGCACACCAATGACAATAATGAGCCCAATTGCTAAACCAATAAAAACATTCCTGCCTGTGTGGCTCTTTTTAGTCTTTGTTTCTGGTTTTGGTTCTTCTTGGCTATTACTTGTTGTAGATTGACCAGATTCTTCTTGCATAACACGTTCTCCTTTACTTTTTATTATACGCCCGTTGTATAGACCAAATACAGCTAAAATGAACCTAAAACTAGACATAAGTTTTATAATATGATATAGTATATATTATGGAAACTGAAAGAAATTATTTTCGAGTAAATTTACTGCCCGAAGATGTCACTTCTTTAAATAGTCTCATAAAAATGGTCTGCACAGCAAAAAAACATCCTTACAAATACAGGCATATAAAAATTGATGTCCCGGGTAATTTTGGAATGGTTGATACAAGTCAGATTACAATGTACGGTAGCGGTTATAGTAGTAGAGATATTACATTATTAGATGCAGGGAAAGATGATGACTCGGCAGACAGTGGCTTGATGAGCTGTATGCTAGAATCTCATAGAAAAAGCGGTCATGACGCTATTATCGATTACGACTGGAAAAATAAAGAGGCAAAATTAATTCCTGAGTCCGAGCCTTGGCATTACGGCATGGGTGAATGTCTTGTCGAGAGATATTTTGATAGGCGCTATCATGAT includes the following:
- a CDS encoding HAD-IB family phosphatase, which gives rise to MEPKLIAFDLNKTLIRENSWLNLNIAMGVSTAEDDILVRWSQQRIITDAMGQQILCEIYKQRGDISYQAIWKILSNYTYVPHAKKVVALLQSRGYSVALVSGAMDILVKAVAEELDIKHWRAANTFIFNEFDMLQRIDSVKNDAHYKAEMLLELCNELQCTPKECLVVGDGANDIELFKLTGNGVTFTGSNIKHEARYIITGLDEILDIVV
- the queA gene encoding tRNA preQ1(34) S-adenosylmethionine ribosyltransferase-isomerase QueA, with amino-acid sequence MKISDYNYDLPEDKIALQPVKIRGTSNLLVLHKKSGAIEDKKYSDIVDYLQNGDVLVLNDTKVIKARLNVTKQNGAKRELIILEKHGINDDWHTHKIMYRRKLAVGDVLTVGKATITVNKILGDGLAIVQSSMDLLDVAEQYGSVPLPPYIHRDVKESDTERYQTVWAKEQGSVAAPTASLNMTDDTLANLQSKGIHVVYATLHVGLGTFMPIRTDNVEDHVMHKEYFELPKETIATIQTAKRNNHRVVALGTTITRTLEYCHSQIMQQKPGDVTGEADIFMYPGYKFKIVDALLTNFHAPKSTVLMLAAAFAGWPNLKQAYEHAVESNYKFLSYGDSMLII
- a CDS encoding SOS response-associated peptidase, encoding MCGRYTLYGDDHLVERFNLATQPSFVSKDSYNIAPRQRLPIIYTDDSQQRTAQLMQWGYIPPWSKDVKKERRPINTRAETVFTSPMWRSAVAHHRCLVPARGFYEWKSEVTGKQPYYITPKTHDIFAFAGIYSIWYDAEHHPLYTFSILTTHPNAQMAKVHDRMPVILLPEQESAWLNPTYRDQEQLAGLLEPYKDNGLEIYAVSSEVNTPRNNRKELLEPLLAS
- the tgt gene encoding tRNA guanosine(34) transglycosylase Tgt, which codes for MKTALTFTITSRLKGTLARTGVIATPHGTIQTPAFIVGGTKATVKALTPEQVKDLGGQSILANTYHLMLRPGADVVQRAGGLGAFMNYDGPTFTDSGGFQVFSLGVAYKKGIDKVAHSQKGEAEAAKKSADQLAKVTEKGVHFRSHIDGQKLMMTAESSMELQHQIGADIHMAFDECPAPLADRTYIIDSLNRTHAWAERCLIRHKELNAEHAKNGEFLQALYGIVQGARHEDLRKQSANFMVSRDFDGYGIGGVFEPGEIPTVVKWTNQTLPEDKPRHLLGMGAQPVDLFLGIEYGVDTFDCVAPTRQARNGSIYTKDGRINITNSKFAKDFDPIENDCDCYSCNGYSRAYINHLFKSDEILGATLASIHNERFVVRTVDEIRRSIEDNTFFELKKAFLHRYYGNAVPNFAGV